DNA from Algisphaera agarilytica:
CCGCACTGGTCGTTCTACAGCGATCCGCACATGGCCAACTGGCACATGAAGACGATGGAGGCGGTCAAGAAACGCACGCCCGAGGTGTTGGTCGGCGGGCCCTGCTCCAGCGTCGCGTATTTCTACAAGCGCAACTTCGGAGCGTTTGGTGGGCTTAAGACCTTCATGGAGCACACCGAAGGCAAGATGGACTTCTACTCGTTCCACGTGTACGACTACCTGCGTTGGGAAAACGAAGAAGTGACAGGCCGAATCACCGGCGGCCTGCCCATCGAGGGCGTCCTGGACCTCGTCCAGTCCCACTCGTATCACACCTACGGGCAAGAGTTCCCCCTGGTGATCTCCGAGCACGGCGGATACTTCCTGGAAGGCGTTGTCCCGGAAATCGCTGCGAAGTATCTGCCCCCGGGTGAAGGCTTCGATCACACGATGCGTGTGCGGTCGATCGCGTCGCACGTGCTGGTCAGCGCGGCGATTGCGAACACGCTGTCTTTCCTGGAACACCCCCACGTCGTCAAGAAAGCGGTGCCGTTCATCTTGCTCGAGTCGATGAACTGGGACCCCGAGTACTACTCGACCGCCTACGTGCCCTACAACTTCACGGACAAGAACAATTGGGTCGAGTCGCGCAACCTCGACTTCTACCGTTTCTTCCGCGACCTCAAGGGTGAGCGTCTCTGGATTGATGGAGGTGACCCCGACCTGCAAGCGGTTGCATTTATCGAAGGTTCGATCATCCGCGTGGTAGTCAACAACCTAAGCGATGAGCCGCATACCCTGTCGCTGCAGTTGCCCGGCACAGAAGATCATGCGATCCGTCGTTATGGGCGCAACGACGACTACACCCCTTCGCTGAAAGAATCTTCGTTGTCGTCGCTGGAAGGCATCCAGATCGCTGGCCGTGAAGCCGTCGTGATTGCCTCGGTTCTGGGGGAAGAAGTCGAAGCCCAAGCCACCATCAACGAGGTTCCGTTCTACGCCGAGGACATCCAGGTCGTGGCCGAGCCCGGCAAGCCGATGCGTTTTGGCGTCGAAGTCGATTCTCCCGAGAAGGTGGTCAAGGCGACCTTGCGTATCGGTGTGACGCGTCCCCCGACGGCGAGCCCCGATATACGGGTGAAGATCAACGGCCGGGAGGTTGACGTGCCGCTGGAGGATTCCGCGGGGCGTTATACCAACGCGGATGAATACGCCTCGACCAAGATCATTTCGATCGACCCCGGCCTGCTGAAGGCCAAGAATCGGGTGATCGTCGCGTTCCCCGATGAGCAGGGCGGTGCCATCGGGACGGTGGTGATCCGTGCGGGTTACAAGCAGTGATGCGCGGCGAGAATCAGGCTCGACCATTGCCGGTTTGTGTAGAATGTTGACCGGATGTGCGGCAGGGATGTCGCCGTCCGAAATCCCTGTCCGCGTTTGAGTTGCGGCTTGGTTTCCTCACATCTCTGTTGTTCAGAAGTTCATTCATGCCCACGACCAAGCCCAACATCTTGTTCATCATGTCGGACGACCACGGCGCTAATGCCATCAGCGCTTACGGCTCGCGTCTCGCTTCGGTGTTTCAGACTCCCAACCTGGATCGCATCGCGCGTGAAGGGGTA
Protein-coding regions in this window:
- a CDS encoding beta-agarase, whose product is MLSSNGLKWIAGVLCAAVLPTTAVAEPADEVVLKIDPSIQRSIGGISALDRDAVFAMCDPGTGFDKRIDSPDRMKFLLSELNVSFGRRLGPINGVVKWGPGVDEDPSRPGFADIAKLEQSLKPDQPGDLFRGLSGGRLDVVAHGNHNAYPEFMGQVTTDAAQEGHKAQYLPENIEAAAELAAVVFEQSYTDFDRPHYFEPVNEPHWSFYSDPHMANWHMKTMEAVKKRTPEVLVGGPCSSVAYFYKRNFGAFGGLKTFMEHTEGKMDFYSFHVYDYLRWENEEVTGRITGGLPIEGVLDLVQSHSYHTYGQEFPLVISEHGGYFLEGVVPEIAAKYLPPGEGFDHTMRVRSIASHVLVSAAIANTLSFLEHPHVVKKAVPFILLESMNWDPEYYSTAYVPYNFTDKNNWVESRNLDFYRFFRDLKGERLWIDGGDPDLQAVAFIEGSIIRVVVNNLSDEPHTLSLQLPGTEDHAIRRYGRNDDYTPSLKESSLSSLEGIQIAGREAVVIASVLGEEVEAQATINEVPFYAEDIQVVAEPGKPMRFGVEVDSPEKVVKATLRIGVTRPPTASPDIRVKINGREVDVPLEDSAGRYTNADEYASTKIISIDPGLLKAKNRVIVAFPDEQGGAIGTVVIRAGYKQ